In the genome of Acidovorax sp. 69, the window CCCTTCCCGCCGCCATTTCGGTCTGAGCATCCCGTCCAGTGCCCGTATGAAAAATATGAATCTCAAACTCAGTGGGATCGAGGTGCTCCACCCACCCTCGCACAATGGCACGCCAGACAGAATGCTCATGAATATGCGCCGACACAATACCGATTTTCAATTTGGAGCCAATATTCCGGACGGGTGTCGGCACCCCCACCTTGCGCGCCCATGTTCCCATGAGAGATGTGCATAAATCACCATACTGGGATAATACGGCGCGATGGTCCTGCGGAATATAAGCCAGATAATAAGGCTGCTGCGCACCGACTGCCCTGTACCCGTCAGCCGGGCGATGAGTGCGAAACCAAGCTTTTAACTTGTCCAACTCACTCTCAAATGCTCTTGGCGCTGTGTTTTGTTCCTCATCAGACTGTGGCACGGCAGGTAACTGAGCCATGGCATGGCCCCATCGGGCCTGCACGTAGTTGGCATTGATCCGAAGAGCTGCCTGGTAGGCTTTTCGTGCTGTAACTGCGTCGCCAAGCCCCATTGATGCATTGCCCAGCCAATACTGCGCATCTGCCTGCTTGGGATCTGTGGCCAGCGTACTTCGAAGCCAGTGGCTGGCCTCTACCCACATCCTCTGATTCACACGAATCATCGCCAGATTGAACGTGGCCTCGGTGATATCCGGTTTCAGCCGCAGAGCATGTTCCAGATGCTGAACAGCCTCCTCATTGCGACCTCGGTCTTTCAAGAAACTCCCCAGATTGACCAGAGCATCGACATAGTCAGGGCGCGATGAAACAGCGTTGCGATAGTGCTTCTCAGCCAGATCCAGTTCGCCACGAACACGCATTAAGTTACCGAGATGAAACTGCGCTTCCGCCAAAGAAGGATCGCGGGTCACTGCCGACTGCAACAGGTTCATGCCATCTTCCTCTTGCCCACTGGCCAGCGCTAGTTTGGCGAGATTCAAATTGGCCATCGCGTGACCTGGATCCACCGCAAGTGCCCGGTGAAAGGCAGCGGCAGATGCTTTGCCACGACCTGCAATCAGCAGCGCTCGACCGAAAGCGACATGTATCTCTGCGTTAGAAGGGTGCAAGGATGCAGCTCGCTCCAAAATACGCAGACTATCGGCCTTGTGCCCCCGCTCCAGGGCGATCAGGCCTTGCACCAGAAGGCCATCTGCATGGTCCGGTTCAATCGCCAGTTGCGCCAATGTCGCTTGCTCGGCGGCGGCGCCTTGCCCCGCCAAGTACAAGGCCCAAGGCCCCACGGGCGCCAACACTGGTGAGTGCTCGGAGGCGATGCGCGTCGTCTGCGTTGCGGCCGATGAATCTGCACTATGGGGAGAAGCCCATTTCTTTTTGAGCCACGCCAGCATTATTTTGGTAGCGTCTGCGTCGACGCCAGTGCTACGAGCCGAACAACGTCATATGCAAAAGGCTTGCTGAAGCTTTCAGGGTAACCAGCCTCTTGAAGAACATCCTGCAGCCGACTCCCCAACTTGGCCTTTTGATAAATGTTCAATCGATGGGTATCGACAAGTTGCCGCGCATGATTTCGGATCTTTTCATCAATGCGGGTACGAGCCTTCTCTGCTTGCTTGGACTGCGTGTCCAATTGCTGCGGAGGGAGTCCTTTCACCAATTCTCGCACTACGAGAATTGCAAAGGTATCGACGGGGACGGTATTGAAAAAGTTACCAAACATTGAAACTGATCTCGTGCATGACTACCAACTTTACGAAACTGGCGACCCGAGAAATTTGACCGTGAGCGTCGCTGCTTGCTCTCATGAAACAGCCGGTGCAGGTCACAGCCCTTGTTTACCAGAACGAGCGGCGCTGAATTTTCGGTCACATTATGTTTGCTGCCGGTGACCCTCAAAGTCCGACATAGCTCCCCGACTTGCCACCATGTTTTTCCGCAACGTGCACGCCATGGATGGACATCCCCCGATCCACGGCCTTGCACATGTCGTATATGGTGAGCAGTGCGATCTGCACAGCGGTGAGGGCCTCCATCTCGACGCCAGTGGGCCCCACCGTTTCTACGGTTGCGGTGCAAAATATACCGATGGCGCTTGATTGGCGTGCGCTGGCAGCTTCAAATTCAATAGCAACACGGGTCAATGCAATAGGGTGGCACAGCGGAATCAGGTCGCTGGTTTTTTTGGCGGCCTGAATGCCGGCAATGCGTGCGATACCCAGTACATCGCCCTTTTTGGCGGTTCCTGCCTCAATCAACGCCAGCGTTTCTGGCTGCATCTCAATGCGCCCGCTGGCAATGGCGATACGGTGGGTGGCGGGTTTTGCAGCCACATCGACCATGTGGGCCTGGCCTTGGGCATCAAAGTGGGTAAGTGCGGACATGCGGTAAAAACACGGTTGGCGGCAATCGCTCATGAACATTCATCAGACAAAGGCATCATAAGACCATGCAGAACTGGAAAGGGCGCTTGCGCGCCGGTAGCATTCACCTGGGCATCAGCCTTTGCATTGCGGCTTTGGCTGCGGCGCTCGTTTTTGGATTGTGGTATCCGTATCCCTACCGCGAAATATCGGGCGGGCGCTCACTCTTTATGTTGGTGGCCGGTGTGGACGTCATCATGGGGCCCCTGATTACGTTGATCATCTTCAACCGCGCCAAGCCCCGGCGCGAGTTGGTGATGGATTTCACCGTCGTGGGCTTGCTGCAGGTGGCCGCGCTCAGCTACGGCTTATGGACCGTGTTCGTTGCCCGCCCTGTACACCTGGTCTTTGAGTACAGCCGCATGAGCGTGGTCCATGCCATCGATATTGATACTGACCTGCTGGCCAAAGCACCGGCAGCGCTGCAAAAACTTCCTGTCACTGGTCCCACAACCATTGCGCTGAGGCCTTTTAAGGACGCTGCGGAGGAGTTTGACGCCACGATGGCTGCTATCGGCGGCCCTTCGCTCTCTGCCCGAAGCGACCTTTGGCAGCCCTATGCCAACAGCACTACAGACATCCTCAAGGAGTCCAAGCCCGCGTCCGACCTGCTTACGAGGTTTGCTAGCCAGACTGTATTGATTGATCGCACCATTGAAAACACCGGTAAGCCAGTGGCCCAGTTACGCTATCTGCCACTGGTGGGGCGTGACAACGCGTGGACCGTGTTACTGGATGCGACCACGGCAGAACCTTTGGGATTTCTTCCCATCGACCCTTTCTGACACAGGTTCTCATGCGCCACGGAGGCCTAGCGCCCTTACCACGAGCACTGCTTGCCATCATTTTGGGAGCGAATTTGCTCACCTGCGGTGTATCAGCCAATGCGCAAACCGCACTCCCCACCCTGGGCGATGGAAGCGATCTGACCACCAGTGCCGAACGTCGTCTGGGCGACCGCATCATTCGCGAGCTCTACCGGGACCCTGACTACATTGATGACCCGGTGGTCGCTGACTACCTGCAGGGCATATGGCGACCTCTGCTGGCGGCCGCCAGGGCCCGTGGCGAGCTAGCCCCCGAGCTGGACGAGCGTTTCGCATGGGAAATTTTGCTCGGGCGCGACCGTACCGTGAACGCCTTTGCCTTGCCTGGTGGCTACCTGGGAGTCCATCTGGGCCTGATTGGTGTTGTCACCTCGCGTGATGAACTCGCCTCTGTGCTGGCGCACGAGTTGAGTCATGTGACCCAGCGTCACATATCGCGCTTGATCACACAACAGAGCAAGCAAACCCCGCTTTTGCTGGGCGCCATGGTGTTGGGTGCCCTGGCAGCCAGCAAGAATCCCGGCGCCACCCAGGCCTTGGTGGTTGGCGGCCAGGCATTGGTCATGCAAAACCAACTGAACTTTTCACGCGACATGGAGCGTGAGGCTGATCGTGTCGGCTACGGGTTGATGGCCCCTGCCGGGTTTTCCCCCAACGGCTTTGTGAGCATGTTTGACAAGTTGCAACAGGCCAATCGACTCAATGACAATGGTTCATGGCCGTATCTGCGCAGCCATCCGTTGACTACCGAACGCATGGCAGATATGCAGGCGCGCATACCGCCTGGGAGGGCGACCCCGGCAGGAGTGCCCTCCACTTTTGAACACGCCATGGTGGCAGCGCGGGCCAGGGTGCTCTCTAACCCAGGTGTGGACACCTTGCGCCAGTGGATAGCCGAACCGGGAGGCCCCGGATTCGCCAGCCAACCGGTCTTTCGACGGGCTGCGGCGCTGTACGCGGCCGCCCTCGGCAGCAGTCAATTACGCGACGCAACCGGAGCACGCGCTGCCGCCAAAAAACTGGAGGATCTGGTCCGCTCGGACCTGGTGGCTTCGCGACTGGTGCAGTTGTTGAACGCCGAGATTGAGCTGGCTGCGGGCGATGCCATCGCCGCGATAACAGCGATGCCCATGTCCGATGGCAGCTCCCGCAGGCCCGCGTTGGTACTGCATACCCAGGCCTTGCTGAAGGCGGGTCGGGCAAGCGAGGGCTCGGAGGCGTTGCAAACCTGGGTGGCTAACCACCCCAAGGATGCTACTGCATGGCAACTTCTGGCTTCTGTATGGCAGGCCCAAGGGCAAGGCCTGCGGGCAGTGCGTGCCGAAGCCGAAGCGCACGCGGCGCGTTACGACTACGCCGCAGCGGTGGACCGGTTCAAAGCGGGCCAGGACATGGCGCGCCGCGACGGCACAGCAGGGGATCACATAGAGGCCTCCATCATCGACACCCGGTTGCGCGCCATGGAGTCACTCCTTCGTGAACAGGCCGCCGAGCGCTGATTCGATCAGTACGCCCAGCACCGAATATATGAGCGATCCGAGCAGGGCGGCACCAAAGCCCGTGACGTGAAAACCGTCCAGCACACTGGCCGCTGCCCAGAACATGAGCGCATTGATCACAAACAGGAACAGCCCCACGGTGACGATGGTGACCGGCAGTGTCAGCACCACCAGCACTGGCCGTAGCACCGCATTGAACAGCCCGATCACGAAGGCAGCGATCAACGCCGAGGTAAAGCTCTTTACCTCAACCCCGCTGTAGATGTAGGCCACGAACAGCAGTGCTGCGGCGCTGAGCAGCCATTTGAGAAGCAGTTTCATAGCCGCAGAATAGCACCGGCCCGCCGCAAATAAAAAGGGCCCCAAGGCCCTTTCCGTAAAAAATCTGCAACAGGCAGGGTGACTACCAGATCACTCTAGTGCCAGCACCCATAAAGCACCAAAGCCTGTCAGCAGACTGCCCAACAGCGTTCCGGGCCGGGGTGATGACCAGCGTCCGCCTGTCTGATTTAGCTCTTCAGGCGTGTCCGACTTTGGTCGGCGAGCATCCACCACCTGGGCGCATGAAGGTTGTCCTGCCTGCAGTTGCTCGGTCAGTTCAAGCAGCGGGCCCTTTGCCACGACCGTGGTCACACTGCTCTTAGGCGTCCGCAGGGCGGGCAGGATCTGGGCAAACAGTTTATCGGCCCACTTGGTGCGCCAGTTCTCGCGCGCGCTGTGGCTCACCCACTTGCTGATGCGATGGGTCATGCGGGGAGCACAAGCCACCAGCACCCATTGGGTCTGCACGGCAGTATCCCGGGCAAACAAGGGCGCAAGCACCTGTTGGGCATACGCTGCGTCGTCCACGTACACGATGACTCTATCCATACCACCTCCAGATGAACGACGGAAACTTGCTGCAAGAGGCCCGGGGCCCCTTGCGCTTCTACCTTTGATTGTGCAATCCGATCGACGAGAGGGTTAGTGACCCGCTGCCGCCGATTCCGTCCCGGCACGGCGCGCCAGAATGATCTTTCCAGCCAGCAACACCAGCAGTGCGCCCGCCACGCTGGCGCCATACTTGATCATGTCGGTGACTTCACCGGTGGTGCTGTCGAGCGGCATTTTCAGCATCCACAGCCATTTGTCGTGGTTGGCCAGTACGGGGTCGGTCACCAGCATGCCACCTGCAATCCAGCCCAACAGCATGCCGCCCAGCGTGATGATCATGGGGAAGCGTTCCATGAGCTTGATGACCAGTTGGCTGCCCCAGACGATGATCGGGATCGAGATCAGCAGGCCGAGCACGACCAGCAGGAACTGGTGCTCACCGGCATTCTGCGCGGCACCTGCAATGGCGATCACGTTGTCCACGCTCATCACCAGGTCGGCCACGATGATGGTCTTGATGGCGGCCAGCAGCTTGTCGCTGCCCTGCACATCGCCATGGCCATCCTCATCCGGGGCCAGCAGCTTGACGCCAATCCACACGAGCAGCACCGCACCCACAAACTTGAGGAAGGGCAGCGCGAGCAATGTCATCGCAAACGCAATCAGGATCACGCGCAGCACAATGGCGCCGGCCGTGCCCCAGATGATGCCCTTGGTGCGCTGAGCCGGTGGCAGCTTGCGGCACGCCAGCGCTATAACCACAGCGTTATCGCCACCCAGCAGGATGTCGATGATGATGATCTGGCCGAGTGCGAGCCAGAATTCGGGCGAAGCCAAAAAGTCCATAAATTCCTCAATATCAGTGGCGCGAAAGGAGGATCTCGTCGCCACTGTAGCGCCGAGTCCATCCCAGGGATAGAGGGCCTGCTGTCGGAGGATCAAGGATTTCTTGCGCCTCCAGGGAGACATGGCAAGCGAAGGGACGGCCTTGATCAGCCCACAGAGGGCCCATCAAAGGTCTTGCTCAGTTCAGCACACAGCCATGTGCGAGAACCCGGAACGCCGGAAGCGATGCTTCGTATTGACGACGAATCCGATGCCTTGTGCTGTTGTGCATGCCAGAAGCTGGCCTTGCTGCAGTACAAGTCGGGAGCTACTCCCCTTCGAGTTTTCGATTGGAACATCGCCAGCGTCAGCGCGCAAGGGCCGCTGTGTTGTGGTTACTGCTTACGGCCGTACTCCGCCACCTGTGTATGTCCAGGAAACCGTGCGAACCCCCAATAACAACACGGGCAACATCGCTCGGGCAGGGCGGCTATGATCCAGCCCCCTTGTGTCAACGCCCTCCATGGCCGCCATTCACATCACCGACATTGAAGCCGCCATCAACCACTGGCGCAGCTGTGCCCCATCGCCTGACGGCGTCGCTCTGGCGCCCGAGATAGAAGCGCTGGGAGAGGCCTATGCGCTGATGGTCTACCACCACAAGAGCACTGTCGACGAAGAGCACCTGCCGGCCCAGGCATTGGCCGCTTGGCTGACCTGGTACGACACTACGCCCGACACACCCTGCATCGCCATCTGCTCCACCAGCCAGGGCGATGATCTTTGCAAGGGATGCGGGCGCACATTCGACGAAGTGCAGTTTTGGCCAGGCATGACACCCGCTGAGAAGCGCACGGTGTGGCGACGCATCACCTTGGAGCATTCGGCCTGGCGCTTCAACCGCTATTCAGAGCGGGCGGCGGAGGGTGTGTCGGCTTGGCAGGGCGCAATATCCCGAGGCCGGTAGCGCAGCAGCGGCGCGAAGGCTCTTGCAAGCCAAGGCCTGTACGCCACGCGATCAAACCGCTATCGTGGTGCCATGCTGCGCCTGACTCAAGCCCCGAACATCGCCATCGCCACGCTGTGGGCGGATCTGCTGTGCGAGGCGGGCATGACAGCCTCCGTGCAACGCCAGTATCTCGGTGCTGCCGCAGGACACTTGCCACCCGACCAGTGCCTGCCTGAAATTTGGTTGGATTACGACGAACATGCTGCCCGTGCACATGCCTTGCTGCATGAACTTCAGAATCTGCCTCAGCGCCGCTGGATGTGCCGATGTGGAGAAACTGTGGAAGGGGGATTCGAGCAATGTTGGCAGTGTGGGGCGCTCATGCCAAACGACTGACAATCAGTTGCAAAATTCCTGATTTGATAGCGGCTAGCGCTTATGTGTCATGCGCTAGCGGCCTTTTTAGCCCGATTTCGGCTCACTTCCAGCGCACGGGCTCCACATGCACGCTGCCCCGCGTGCTGCTCAGGGTGATGGCCCCTTCCTGCACCGTGGCCTGCAGTTGCATGCTGCGTTCGGCCAATTGCGCCAGCGCCTGAGAGGCGTCGGTGGGAATCCGCCACACCTGCAATTTTTCGAGCCGAGAGAGCTTGGTCTCGATTCCTTTCCACCAGATCTCAGCGGCGTGGTTGAAGCAATACACGATCACAGAATCGGCCTTGCTACAGGCTTTGGTGAGTGGCTTGTCCTCCGGCTGGCCCACCTCGATCCACACGCGCTTGCGCCCCGTGTAGTCCGTCAGCGACGCATCAGGGTCATCGGGGTCGGACAGGCCGGCGCCAAAGGCCAGTGCGGCATCGCCATTGCAAAGATCATTGAGCTGGTGCGCCTGAATGGCCAGCGCAGTCAGCCGGATCATCATGCGTTCGTCGGTCTCGCTGGGGTGGCGGGCCAAGGTGAGCGCGTGGTCGGCGTAGTAGCCGTGGTCAATGTCGGCGATCTGGAGGTTCGCTTTGAATATCGTTGATTTGATCGCCATTCTCAGCGGGTTCCTTCCATTAATACTTCTACATCTGCTGTCTTACTTCGGCGCTTCTCGATGAAATATCGTGCAGAGAAGCTACCAAGACGCGCCGCTTTTTGCAATGCATCCTCGGCTGCAGGATGCTGCAGCGCATGGAGCGCGCGGAATCTCTCGAACCAAATGCGCGGCTCATCATGGGGCGAAATCCGCTCGGCGATATCCAGATCAGCAAGCGCCTCTGTGGGGTGGCCGGTGCGAGTGAGCGTAGTAGCCCGCGCTACGTAATAGCTGGAGTTCTTGGGGTTCAGCTCAATCGCCTTGCTGATATCTGCGAGTGCCCCATCGGCATTGCCTCGCTGAAAACGCTCATTGCCCCGGTTAAAGTAGATGCGACTGGCCCCTGCAACCTCTGGTTTGGGCAATTTCGCAGCAGCATCTTCCCACAGCGCTCCCCTCGAAGAAAAACTCTCAAGACGATCTCGCGACTGCGCGAATAGAAAGGGCATCGCTATACAAAACAGGACAGCAAGCCAGCGCAATGGAAGGTGTCGAGCGAGAGCGGCAACCATCACGGCATACCCAATTGCCCAGACGTAGCTTCGATAGAGCACATAGGGCTCTTGAAAACGGACAAGACTGAACTCGACCGTAAACAACAAGGCACTGAATACGAGGCCAAAGGCAACCAATCGATATTTACCCTTCCACAGGGAAAGTGCAGCTACGGTCGACGGCAAGATCACGAAAATAGCAAGTTGCAGCCACGCGCGAACATGCGTCCAAGGTTGCAGAAAATCGACTCGCAAGTCTGCCGACATACGCGATGTGGAGGGTACAAGCCACTGCAGCCAATAGTAAAAATAGAGTTGGGCCTGCACAAAGGCTGAAAACAACCAGCGATCACCCGCACTGTTGAATGCGGGAAGACCATGGATTTCTCCTTCGAGATCGCTCAGCCTGGGCTCATACGGCTGGCCAACGAAACCCATTCCAACGCTGAACACCAGCGCGATGGCAGGCAAATTGGCGCAGAGAAATGTCGCACAGACGGACACAGTCCGTCTATCAATACGCTCCAGAAGCAGAACAAGCGACATTGCGGCAAACGGTACCGTCACTGAATGCTCTTTGCACAGCATTGCCAGGGATGACATGAGCGCTGCGCGCAATGCAGCCACTAGGCTCCCTTCCTGCAGCGCCGTAAGCAAATACCGCAAGCTGATCAGCGAGAACAGCGTCGCCATCACCGTAGTGCGCTGAATCAGATACCCAGCCGCGTACACGGCAACCGGATGCGCCACAAATAAAACGGCCAACAGCGCTGCAACAACGGATGCCCGCTTCGCTGCCAGCTCGGCTGGCATTGATGGGGTTGAATCTACAACGAGCATCTGTTTCAGCAACCGGTAGAGCTGCCAAGCAACCAACGTATGCAGCATCAGGCTTATGAGCCGATGCGCCTCCATGCTCCCAATCTGGGTTTGTACCCATCCAAGGGTGAAATATGGCAAGGATCGGGTCACCAGTTCCCAGGGCTCTATCGCAGCCGTTGTGAGTCGCGATGAGAAAAAAAGATTGCCGTCATCAAAGACAAACGGATTCCCAAGATAGGGACCGTACAGAGCAGAAGCAGCAGCGGCAATAGCAACAAGGACAAGAGCAGCCATGGTGGACTCCCTCGACCAGCGCACTCGTGAGATGAGCGTTGTCATGGGAGTCCTCGAGTCTTGGCGCTGATCTCCGCAGGTGCGGACATACCTCACTAAACCCGGCGCGCCAACTCGGCCGCCTTACCCACATAGCTGCCCGGCGTCATTCCCAGCAGGCGGTCTTTTTCGGCCTGGGGGATTTCCAGCGAGTGGATCAGGCCGTGCAGGGCCTCGGCCGTCACGGTCTTTCCACGGGTCACTTCCTTGAGCTTCTCATAGGCGCCCTGCACGCCAAAGCGTCGCATCACCGTCTGGATGGGTTCAGCCAGCACTTCCCATGAGGTATCAAGGTCTTCGGCCAGTGCTTCTTCGTTGATTTCGAGCTTGGTCAGGCCGGTGAGCAGCGAGGCGTAGGCCAGAGTGGCATAGCCCAGTGCTACGCCCATGTTGCGCAGCACGGTGCTGTCCGTCAGATCCCGCTGCCAGCGGCTGATCGGCAGCTTTTCGGACAAGTGCTTGAGCAGCGCGTTGGCCAAGCCAAGATTGCCTTCGGCGTTTTCGAAGTCGATGGGGTTGACCTTGTGCGGCATGGTGCTGGAGCCGATTTCTCCGGCTTTCAGGCGCTGCTTGAAGTAGCCCAGGCTCACGTAGCCCCAGATGTCGCGCGACAGATCAATCAGGATGGTGTTGGCGCGCGCCACGGCGTCGAACAGCTCGGCCATGTAGTCGTGTGGCTCGATCTGGATCGAATACGGCTGAAACGTGAGTCCCAGGCCCAGGGGTTCAGGCGTTTCAATGACCTTCTTGCTGAAGGCTTCCCAGTCAAAGTCAGGCCAGGCGGACAGGTGGGCGTTGTAGTTGCCCACGGCGCCATTCATCTTGCCCATGATCTTGACGGCGGCAATGCGGTCGCAGGCCGTTTGCAGGCGCATCACTACGTTGGCCATTTCCTTGCCCACGGTGGTCGGGCTGGCCGTCTGGCCGTGGGTGCGGCTGAGCATGGGCACGTCCGCAAAGGCGTGGGCCATTTCGCGCAGCTTGAGCACGATGCGGTCCAGGCCCGGCAGCACGACCTGGTCGCGGCCCGAGCGCAGTTGCAGCGCGTGGCTGGTGTTGTTGATGTCTTCGCTGGTGCAGGCAAAGTGCACAAACTCGGAGGCCTTTTCCAGCTCGGGGCGCGCTTCGAATTTGCTCTTGATCCAGTATTCGACCGCCTTCACGTCATGGTTGGTGGTCTTTTCAATCTCCTTGATCGCGGCCGCATCGGCCTCGGAGAAGTTCTTGACCAGCCCCAGCAAGTAAGCGCGTGCTCCGGTGGTAAGTGGCTTGAATTCGGCAAAGCCTGCATCTGATAGCGCAATGAACCAGGCCACCTCCACCTGCACCCGGCGGTGCATATAGCCGTGCTCGCTCATGATCGGGCGCAGGGCGGCAAGTTTGGTGGCGTAACGGCCGTCAAGCGGCGACAGGGCGGTGATGGTGGACAGGCTCATGGCGCGCAATTGTAGGCGCCGCGCATCAGTCAGCCTCTTGCCGGGTTGCTGTCGATAGAATCAAACCCGAATTGTTTAGATCACCCCGCGCACTGGAAGACACACCATGAAATTGATCGGAGCCACCACCAGCCCCTACGTGCGCAAGGTACGTATCGTGATGGCTGAGAAAAAGCTCGACTACCAGTTCGTGCAAGACAACGTTTGGGCTGACGATACCCACATCTCGGCCTCCAACCCCTTGGGCAAGGTGCCCTGCCTGGTGATGGAGGGCGGCGAAGCCGTCTTTGACTCGCGCGTGATCGTGGAATACCTCGACACCCTGTCGCCGGTGGGCAAACTGATCCCCTCCCAAGGGCGTGAACGCGCCGAGGTCAAAACCTGGGAAGCCCTGGCTGACGGCGTCGTGGATGCGGCCATCCTGGCCCGGCTTGAGGCCACTTGGGCCCACCGCAAGGACAGTGAACGCAGCCAGGCCTGGATCGACCGCCAATTGCGCAAGGTGAACGATGGCCTCAAGTCGATGAGCCAGGGCCTGGGTGACAAGCCGTTTTGCAGCGGCATCCATCTGAGCCTGTCCGATATCGCCGTGGGCTGCGCATTGGGCTGGCTGGAGTTCCGCTTTCCGGAAATCGCCTGGCGCAGTGAGCACCCCAACCTGGGCAAGCTGCTCGACAAACTGATGCTTCGGCCCAGTTTCGCGGATACCAAGCCGTCCTGAACAGTCGCAGGGGCCGGGTCACCTCGGCCCAGTCGCAGGGCTTTTGGCCCACCCCGCCTCGGGCTTGCCGTATGCTCGGGCGCTTATGAACGAGATGGTTCAAAACCCTTCGAAAGCCCCCGACACCCGTGCCACGCGACAACGCGCAGCACGCGATGCCGCCGCCACGCCGGGCGCGGACCGCGTTCGTATCAACGACCCCGACCGCACCATGGCCAACATCCTGCAGGTGGCCACGGCAGAGTTTGCCGACAAGGGGCTGGCCGGTGCGCGCATCGACGAGATTGCGGCCCTCACCAGTACCAGCAAGCGCATGATCTACTACTATTTTGGTAGCAAAGAAGGCTTGTATGTAGCGGTGCTGGAGGATGCTTACCGGCGCATCCGTCGCATCGAATCGGAGCTGCACCTCGAAGATCTTGCGCCCGAGCAGGCGCTGCGTACGCTGGTTGGCTTCACGGTGGACTACCAGTTGGCCAATCCTGATTTCATCCGCCTCGTGATGAACGAAAACATGCACCGGGGGGAGTTCATCAGCCAGTCCACCACCATCCAGGAGCTCAACATCCCTGTCATCCACGCTGTGCGTGATGTATACCAGCGCGGCGTGGCGGCCGGCGTCTTCCGCCCCGACGTGGACCCGGTGGACCTGCACATGTCGATCTCGGCGCTGTGCTTCTTCAACGTGGCCAACCGCCATACCTTTGGCGCGATCTTTAAGCGCTCGCTGGATACCCCCGCCGCCACGGCGCAACGCCGTGAATCGATCATCGAGATGATCGTGCGCTTCCTGCGGCCCTGACCGAACACCCTCGGTCCGCCATCGCGCGGACACCCCTTCCCGGATCATCCAAAAACCCAAGGCCCGCATTGGGGCACTGGCATGGCTGCGCCTTGCCATGGAATGCCTGACAGGGTTTGCACCTAGATCAAATACTAACCAGTTCGTACAAAATTCTTCCAGGCACTCAATAACGACTGGAGACACCATGCTTGCACTGGCCGATCGCTTGCTACGGGGATACGCCCGTGCGCTCGACATCCTGGGAGGTGTGTGCCTGGCCGTCATGGTGCTGCTGGTGTTCGGCAACGTGGTGCTGCGCTACACCATGAACTCCGGCATCACGGTGTCGGAAGAACTCTCACGCTGGCTGTTTGTATGGCTGACTTTCATGGGCGCCGTAGTGGCCTTGCGCGAACACGGCCACCTGGGCACGGACGCCTTCATCTCCCGCCTGCCGGCCACCGGCAAGAAAGTTTGCCTGGTTTTGGCGCAGATCGCCATGCTCTACGTGTCCTGGCTGCTGCTGGCAGGCAGTTGGGCCCAGATGCTCATCAACTGGGAGACAGAAGCCCCCGTCACCGGCGCGTCGGTCGGCATCTTCTACGCCAGCGGTGTGCTGATGGGCGGGTCAGCGATTGCGATCCTGCTGTACGACCTGCTGCGCACCTTGTTCGTGCCGCTGGCAGAACACGAATTGGTCATGGTGCAGGAGAGCGAAGACATGGCGGCGCTGGAGCATCGCCACCCCGGATCGACCGTGTCTGGTTCCGGCGCTGACGTGCCTTCCAAGCACTGACCCACGGCACCCAAGCCAAGGCATCCCCTGTCCCTGAACACCCCTGCACGGAACCCACCATGACCGTCACCATCTTCCTTGGCTCCCTGTTGCTCGCCATGGCGATCG includes:
- a CDS encoding TerC family protein; the protein is MDFLASPEFWLALGQIIIIDILLGGDNAVVIALACRKLPPAQRTKGIIWGTAGAIVLRVILIAFAMTLLALPFLKFVGAVLLVWIGVKLLAPDEDGHGDVQGSDKLLAAIKTIIVADLVMSVDNVIAIAGAAQNAGEHQFLLVVLGLLISIPIIVWGSQLVIKLMERFPMIITLGGMLLGWIAGGMLVTDPVLANHDKWLWMLKMPLDSTTGEVTDMIKYGASVAGALLVLLAGKIILARRAGTESAAAGH
- a CDS encoding DUF3717 domain-containing protein translates to MAAIHITDIEAAINHWRSCAPSPDGVALAPEIEALGEAYALMVYHHKSTVDEEHLPAQALAAWLTWYDTTPDTPCIAICSTSQGDDLCKGCGRTFDEVQFWPGMTPAEKRTVWRRITLEHSAWRFNRYSERAAEGVSAWQGAISRGR
- a CDS encoding YaeQ family protein, whose amino-acid sequence is MAIKSTIFKANLQIADIDHGYYADHALTLARHPSETDERMMIRLTALAIQAHQLNDLCNGDAALAFGAGLSDPDDPDASLTDYTGRKRVWIEVGQPEDKPLTKACSKADSVIVYCFNHAAEIWWKGIETKLSRLEKLQVWRIPTDASQALAQLAERSMQLQATVQEGAITLSSTRGSVHVEPVRWK
- a CDS encoding glycosyltransferase family 39 protein encodes the protein MAALVLVAIAAAASALYGPYLGNPFVFDDGNLFFSSRLTTAAIEPWELVTRSLPYFTLGWVQTQIGSMEAHRLISLMLHTLVAWQLYRLLKQMLVVDSTPSMPAELAAKRASVVAALLAVLFVAHPVAVYAAGYLIQRTTVMATLFSLISLRYLLTALQEGSLVAALRAALMSSLAMLCKEHSVTVPFAAMSLVLLLERIDRRTVSVCATFLCANLPAIALVFSVGMGFVGQPYEPRLSDLEGEIHGLPAFNSAGDRWLFSAFVQAQLYFYYWLQWLVPSTSRMSADLRVDFLQPWTHVRAWLQLAIFVILPSTVAALSLWKGKYRLVAFGLVFSALLFTVEFSLVRFQEPYVLYRSYVWAIGYAVMVAALARHLPLRWLAVLFCIAMPFLFAQSRDRLESFSSRGALWEDAAAKLPKPEVAGASRIYFNRGNERFQRGNADGALADISKAIELNPKNSSYYVARATTLTRTGHPTEALADLDIAERISPHDEPRIWFERFRALHALQHPAAEDALQKAARLGSFSARYFIEKRRSKTADVEVLMEGTR
- the purB gene encoding adenylosuccinate lyase, coding for MSLSTITALSPLDGRYATKLAALRPIMSEHGYMHRRVQVEVAWFIALSDAGFAEFKPLTTGARAYLLGLVKNFSEADAAAIKEIEKTTNHDVKAVEYWIKSKFEARPELEKASEFVHFACTSEDINNTSHALQLRSGRDQVVLPGLDRIVLKLREMAHAFADVPMLSRTHGQTASPTTVGKEMANVVMRLQTACDRIAAVKIMGKMNGAVGNYNAHLSAWPDFDWEAFSKKVIETPEPLGLGLTFQPYSIQIEPHDYMAELFDAVARANTILIDLSRDIWGYVSLGYFKQRLKAGEIGSSTMPHKVNPIDFENAEGNLGLANALLKHLSEKLPISRWQRDLTDSTVLRNMGVALGYATLAYASLLTGLTKLEINEEALAEDLDTSWEVLAEPIQTVMRRFGVQGAYEKLKEVTRGKTVTAEALHGLIHSLEIPQAEKDRLLGMTPGSYVGKAAELARRV
- a CDS encoding glutathione S-transferase N-terminal domain-containing protein codes for the protein MKLIGATTSPYVRKVRIVMAEKKLDYQFVQDNVWADDTHISASNPLGKVPCLVMEGGEAVFDSRVIVEYLDTLSPVGKLIPSQGRERAEVKTWEALADGVVDAAILARLEATWAHRKDSERSQAWIDRQLRKVNDGLKSMSQGLGDKPFCSGIHLSLSDIAVGCALGWLEFRFPEIAWRSEHPNLGKLLDKLMLRPSFADTKPS